The Nitrospirota bacterium genome has a window encoding:
- a CDS encoding nucleotidyltransferase domain-containing protein, producing the protein MAKRKIKEAIKYLRDLLYEKGLEINKIILFGSYARGNFREDSDIDVLVISKDFSGKDIFERAGMLGDVEWRLIKKYLFPFDIITMSPEEFKKGVSPVSQFAKSGKVVYGE; encoded by the coding sequence ATGGCTAAAAGAAAAATTAAAGAAGCAATAAAATATTTAAGGGATTTGTTGTATGAAAAGGGGCTTGAAATTAATAAAATAATACTATTTGGTTCTTATGCAAGGGGAAATTTCAGGGAAGACAGCGATATTGACGTGCTTGTGATTTCAAAGGACTTTAGCGGAAAGGATATCTTTGAGAGGGCAGGAATGTTAGGAGATGTAGAGTGGCGGTTAATAAAAAAATATTTGTTCCCTTTTGATATTATTACCATGTCTCCTGAGGAGTTTAAAAAAGGCGTCTCTCCTGTTTCCCAGTTTGCAAAAAGCGGAAAAGTAGTTTACGGCGAATAG